In Acinetobacter pittii, one genomic interval encodes:
- the uvrB gene encoding excinuclease ABC subunit UvrB: MNENQPFDLVTHYQPAGDQPQAIEKLVNGIEHGFRNQLLLGVTGSGKTYTMANVIAQTQRPTIVMAHNKTLAAQLYGEFKAFFPNNAVEYFVSYYDYYQPEAYVPSSDTFIEKDAAINDHIDQMRLSATRALLERRDAIIVASVSAIYGLGDPNAYMQMLLHVVEGDRVSRDEIIRRLVEMQYTRNELEFLRGTYRIRGEIIDIFPAESDQHAIRIELFDDEVDSIRWFDPLTGKMVRKVPRVTIYPKSHYVTPKDHLTRAIDTIKDELQDQLKFFREHDKLLEAQRIEQRTRYDLEMMQQLGYTNGIENYSRHLSGRPAGEAPPTLFDYVPEDALLIIDESHVTVPQIGAMYKGDRSRKENLVNYGFRLPSALDNRPMKFEEWERIVPTTIFVSATPARYELEKSEQVVEQVVRPTGLIDPEIEVRPVLTQVDDVLSEINIRKNLNERVLVTTLTKRMAEDLTSYLKEYGVKVAYLHSDIDTVERVKIIHELRTGVFDVLVGINLLREGLDMPEVSLVAILDADKEGFLRSERSLIQTIGRAARNVKGKAILYADRITDSMQKAIDETERRRAKQIEFNELHGITPRSAVRQVIKEIDSGEVLSDDEIDEKVLEQAQALSADERHILSDPKLFSKHITKLEKEMLKASKDLQFEQAARIRDEILRLKAQMLQ, translated from the coding sequence TTGAACGAAAATCAACCTTTTGATTTGGTCACTCATTATCAGCCAGCAGGTGATCAACCACAGGCCATTGAAAAACTGGTAAATGGTATCGAGCATGGTTTTCGTAATCAGTTATTACTGGGTGTAACTGGCTCGGGTAAAACCTATACCATGGCAAATGTAATCGCTCAAACACAGCGACCTACAATTGTGATGGCCCATAACAAAACATTGGCTGCCCAGCTTTATGGAGAGTTTAAAGCGTTCTTTCCCAATAATGCGGTTGAGTATTTCGTAAGCTATTATGATTACTACCAACCAGAGGCTTATGTCCCATCTTCAGATACTTTTATTGAAAAAGATGCGGCCATTAATGATCACATCGATCAGATGCGATTGTCAGCAACACGAGCTTTATTAGAGCGTCGTGATGCAATTATTGTGGCTTCGGTATCTGCAATTTATGGTTTGGGCGACCCAAATGCCTATATGCAAATGTTACTGCATGTGGTTGAGGGCGACCGCGTAAGTCGTGATGAAATCATTCGTCGTTTGGTTGAAATGCAATATACGCGTAATGAACTTGAGTTCTTACGTGGTACCTATCGAATTCGTGGCGAAATTATTGACATTTTCCCTGCCGAATCTGATCAACATGCGATTCGTATAGAGCTGTTCGATGATGAGGTTGATTCCATCCGTTGGTTTGATCCGCTAACCGGTAAAATGGTTCGTAAAGTTCCGCGCGTTACGATTTATCCAAAAAGTCATTATGTAACACCAAAAGACCATCTGACTCGTGCCATTGATACGATTAAAGATGAGTTACAAGATCAACTTAAATTCTTCCGTGAACATGACAAATTGTTAGAAGCTCAGCGTATTGAGCAGCGCACCCGCTATGATTTGGAAATGATGCAACAGTTGGGCTATACCAACGGTATCGAAAACTATTCACGTCATTTATCGGGCCGTCCAGCTGGTGAAGCGCCTCCAACTTTATTTGATTATGTGCCAGAAGATGCGTTGCTGATAATTGATGAGTCACACGTTACTGTTCCGCAAATTGGAGCAATGTATAAAGGCGACCGATCACGTAAAGAAAATTTAGTGAATTATGGTTTCCGTTTACCAAGTGCACTTGATAATCGACCAATGAAATTTGAAGAGTGGGAGCGCATTGTACCGACGACCATTTTTGTAAGTGCGACACCAGCTAGATATGAGCTAGAAAAGTCTGAGCAAGTGGTTGAGCAAGTGGTACGTCCAACAGGACTAATCGACCCTGAAATTGAAGTTCGTCCTGTATTAACTCAAGTTGATGATGTTCTTTCTGAGATTAATATTCGTAAGAACCTAAATGAACGTGTGTTGGTGACTACTTTAACAAAACGTATGGCAGAAGATCTGACTTCTTATTTAAAAGAATATGGGGTTAAAGTCGCTTACTTACACTCAGATATTGATACAGTTGAACGTGTCAAAATTATTCATGAGTTACGTACAGGTGTGTTCGATGTGTTGGTTGGTATTAACTTACTGCGTGAAGGTCTCGACATGCCAGAAGTTTCTTTAGTTGCTATTTTAGATGCAGATAAAGAAGGCTTTTTACGTTCAGAGCGTTCACTCATTCAAACGATTGGTCGTGCTGCGCGTAACGTGAAAGGTAAAGCAATTTTATATGCTGACCGAATCACCGATTCTATGCAAAAAGCAATAGATGAGACTGAGCGTCGTAGAGCTAAACAAATCGAGTTTAACGAGTTACATGGTATTACGCCACGCAGTGCTGTTCGTCAGGTCATCAAAGAAATTGATTCAGGTGAAGTACTTTCAGATGATGAGATTGATGAGAAGGTTCTTGAACAGGCACAAGCTTTAAGTGCGGATGAAAGACATATTCTCTCAGATCCAAAATTGTTTAGTAAGCATATTACTAAACTGGAAAAAGAGATGTTAAAGGCCTCGAAAGATTTACAGTTTGAACAGGCAGCTCGAATACGTGATGAAATCCTTCGATTAAAAGCGCAAATGTTGCAATAA
- the blc gene encoding lipocalin family protein codes for MAFQNNVPQASWRLAKIALGGVVLAGLAVGTYVYAQPKPLQTVYKVELDRYLGVWYEVARKPAFFQKKCAYNVSATYTLNENGNIVVDNRCYDNRKQLQQSVGEAFVVNPPYNTKLKVSFLPEAVRWIPVIRGDYWILKIDEDYQTVLVGEPSRKYLWVLSRTPHPEQEVVDEYLNYAKTLGFDIRDIIRTEHKE; via the coding sequence ATGGCATTTCAAAATAATGTTCCGCAAGCCAGCTGGCGTTTGGCTAAAATTGCGTTGGGCGGTGTCGTTTTGGCTGGTTTAGCTGTTGGAACCTATGTCTACGCTCAGCCGAAACCCTTGCAAACTGTCTATAAAGTTGAACTGGACCGATATTTAGGTGTTTGGTATGAAGTCGCCCGTAAGCCAGCTTTTTTCCAGAAAAAATGTGCTTACAACGTGTCTGCAACTTACACCTTAAATGAAAATGGAAATATAGTTGTAGATAACCGCTGCTACGATAACAGAAAACAATTACAGCAATCTGTTGGGGAAGCCTTTGTGGTTAACCCGCCATATAACACCAAATTGAAGGTAAGTTTTTTACCTGAAGCGGTAAGATGGATTCCAGTCATCCGTGGGGATTACTGGATTTTAAAAATTGATGAAGACTATCAGACGGTTTTAGTCGGGGAACCTTCACGTAAATATCTTTGGGTTCTATCAAGAACTCCTCATCCTGAGCAAGAAGTGGTAGATGAATATCTAAATTATGCAAAAACATTAGGTTTTGATATTCGAGATATTATCCGTACAGAACATAAAGAATAA
- the rarD gene encoding EamA family transporter RarD encodes MMFKGVILSVMASFTFGVLYFYTQLLSQLDSEQTFGWRIIATVPFLTLFMWWSGDLAYIKNIYQRILAKPSLLLLLITTSILTSVQLWLFLWGPMHGRGLQVSLGYFLLPLVLVLAGSVLYGEKISKFQWVAIVLAVIGVSHEIWRLGSIAWETALVAVGYSAYFLLRKKIKTDNLGGFWWDLVIIMPVAIYLTHTGLLPYSKFFDQPTLSLVIIGLGILSAIGLGSYILASRFLPLVVFGLLGYLEPVLLALASLVLGESIGQEEWFTYIPIWCAVFVLVLEGAIHLYQQQQKAKNLQLNIEKYQKRLKNDEFD; translated from the coding sequence ATGATGTTTAAGGGCGTGATCTTGTCTGTCATGGCATCATTCACTTTTGGTGTACTTTATTTTTATACTCAATTATTAAGTCAGCTCGATAGCGAACAAACTTTTGGATGGCGAATTATTGCAACAGTACCATTCTTAACTTTGTTTATGTGGTGGAGTGGTGATTTAGCCTATATCAAAAATATCTATCAACGCATTCTGGCTAAACCTTCTTTATTATTGCTGCTAATCACGACCTCTATTTTAACCTCAGTACAGCTTTGGCTTTTTTTATGGGGGCCAATGCATGGGCGTGGGCTACAAGTATCTTTAGGATATTTCCTATTACCGCTGGTTCTGGTCTTAGCTGGAAGTGTGCTCTATGGCGAAAAAATATCAAAATTTCAATGGGTGGCGATTGTTCTCGCAGTCATTGGGGTTAGCCATGAAATATGGCGTTTAGGAAGTATTGCTTGGGAAACAGCATTGGTTGCAGTTGGATATTCTGCCTACTTTTTATTACGCAAGAAAATTAAAACAGACAACTTAGGTGGCTTCTGGTGGGATTTGGTCATTATCATGCCGGTTGCGATTTATTTAACGCATACAGGTTTACTGCCATATAGTAAGTTTTTTGATCAGCCGACGCTGAGTTTGGTGATTATAGGACTTGGAATTTTAAGTGCTATTGGGCTAGGAAGTTATATTTTAGCAAGCCGTTTTTTACCTTTAGTCGTATTTGGTCTATTAGGATATTTAGAACCAGTATTACTTGCTTTAGCTTCTTTAGTTTTAGGGGAGAGCATTGGTCAAGAAGAATGGTTCACTTATATTCCGATTTGGTGTGCTGTATTCGTACTCGTTTTAGAAGGGGCAATTCATCTTTATCAACAACAACAAAAGGCCAAAAATTTGCAGCTCAACATCGAGAAATATCAAAAAAGATTAAAAAATGATGAGTTTGATTAG
- the gap gene encoding glyceraldehyde-3-phosphate dehydrogenase has protein sequence MSKDTIIALHAEHQGRWKNREEIAERMIALIGQLYREKNIVVSVYGRSLINRSVIQILKTHRRTRVVDVELSVVNTFPILEALAKVENIGSAEVDIGKLAVEYKEKGGDVDAFVAQAVESIQGSATSEQPKDVVLYGFGRIGRILARLIISQSGLGRGLSLKAIVVRKSSDGDLAKRASLLRRDSIHGTFAGTISVDEENEAIIANGNFIKVIYASSPSEVDYTEYGIENALLIDNTGKWRDAEGLSQHLKCPGVARVVLTAPSKGEMKNVVFGVNNSDILDEDKIISAASCTTNAITPILKVLDDKYKVLNGHVETVHSFTNDQNLIDNYHKADRRGRAATLNMVITETGAAKAVAKALPALKGKLTGNSVRVPTPNVSLAILNLTLDKEVDREEVNEYIRQISINSSLQGQIGYTNSTEVVSSDFIGSRTAGVYDAQATITSGNRLTAYVWYDNEVGYSCQVLRIAEQMCGVSYKKIPAELNA, from the coding sequence GTGAGCAAAGACACTATCATCGCCCTGCACGCTGAACACCAAGGCCGTTGGAAAAACCGTGAAGAAATCGCGGAACGTATGATTGCATTAATCGGTCAATTATACCGTGAAAAAAATATTGTCGTATCTGTTTACGGTCGCTCTTTAATTAACCGTTCTGTTATCCAAATTTTGAAAACTCACCGCCGTACACGTGTTGTAGACGTTGAGCTTTCTGTTGTAAATACTTTCCCAATTTTAGAAGCTTTAGCAAAAGTTGAAAACATTGGTTCTGCAGAAGTTGATATCGGTAAACTTGCTGTTGAATATAAAGAAAAAGGCGGTGATGTTGATGCTTTTGTTGCTCAAGCTGTTGAGTCAATTCAAGGAAGCGCAACTTCTGAACAACCTAAAGATGTAGTTCTTTACGGTTTCGGTCGTATTGGCCGTATCTTGGCTCGTTTAATCATTAGCCAATCAGGTTTAGGTCGTGGTTTAAGCCTTAAAGCAATTGTTGTACGTAAGTCTTCTGACGGTGACTTGGCAAAACGTGCTTCTTTACTTCGTCGTGACTCTATTCACGGTACTTTCGCTGGTACAATTTCTGTTGATGAAGAAAACGAAGCAATCATTGCTAACGGTAACTTCATTAAAGTGATTTATGCATCTAGCCCAAGCGAAGTTGACTATACTGAATACGGTATTGAAAACGCACTTTTAATCGACAACACCGGTAAATGGCGTGATGCTGAAGGTCTAAGCCAACACTTGAAATGCCCAGGCGTTGCACGTGTTGTATTGACTGCACCAAGTAAAGGCGAAATGAAAAACGTTGTATTTGGCGTAAACAACTCAGATATCTTAGATGAAGATAAAATCATCTCTGCTGCAAGCTGTACAACCAATGCAATTACTCCAATTCTTAAAGTGTTGGATGACAAATATAAAGTTCTTAACGGTCATGTTGAAACTGTTCACTCATTTACAAATGACCAGAACTTAATCGATAACTACCATAAAGCAGATCGTCGTGGCCGTGCTGCTACTTTGAACATGGTAATTACAGAAACTGGTGCAGCTAAAGCAGTTGCTAAAGCATTACCTGCATTGAAAGGTAAGTTAACTGGTAACTCTGTACGTGTTCCTACACCAAACGTGTCTCTTGCAATCTTGAACTTAACACTTGATAAAGAAGTTGATCGTGAAGAAGTAAACGAATACATTCGTCAAATCTCGATTAACTCTAGCCTTCAAGGTCAAATTGGTTATACCAACTCGACTGAAGTTGTATCGAGTGACTTTATCGGTTCTCGTACAGCAGGTGTATACGATGCTCAAGCAACGATTACTTCTGGTAACCGTTTAACTGCTTATGTTTGGTACGATAACGAAGTTGGTTATAGCTGTCAGGTATTACGTATCGCAGAACAAATGTGCGGCGTAAGCTACAAAAAAATTCCAGCAGAATTGAATGCTTAA
- a CDS encoding MFS transporter gives MSQFKRLLVVFIFIIIANLCGVLIAIWVFKHFNIYIPLKNQAVAIDLQEPLQVKVKVQDALNVDVKGRVNASIPIDEQLNIPLTQTLTPRVYFDNMVPISTTIPVKETLKVEQNLPIDTKVQVRVLGRDITLPLKGTIPLKLDVPIDIKVPLEQKVHLKFDAPVRTVLKENLHIPLKARLDTNIPIEGNLNVPVKTALNASVDVKNTLPVKIANGELKIPLSTMRLNRVIGSETSQKTTEQ, from the coding sequence TTGTCGCAGTTTAAACGTTTATTGGTCGTTTTTATATTCATCATCATTGCCAATTTATGTGGTGTTCTGATTGCAATATGGGTATTCAAGCATTTTAATATTTATATTCCATTGAAAAATCAAGCTGTTGCTATTGATTTACAAGAGCCTCTACAAGTTAAAGTTAAAGTACAAGATGCTTTAAATGTGGATGTAAAAGGTCGAGTAAATGCCAGTATTCCAATTGATGAGCAACTGAATATTCCATTAACACAAACATTAACTCCACGTGTTTATTTCGATAATATGGTGCCGATTAGCACCACTATTCCTGTCAAAGAAACATTAAAAGTTGAGCAAAATTTACCAATCGATACCAAGGTTCAGGTGAGAGTTTTGGGACGTGATATTACGTTACCATTGAAAGGTACAATCCCATTAAAACTTGATGTGCCAATTGATATTAAGGTTCCGCTTGAGCAAAAGGTTCATTTAAAATTTGATGCGCCAGTACGCACAGTATTAAAAGAAAATCTACATATTCCTCTAAAAGCGAGATTAGATACGAATATCCCAATTGAAGGTAATTTAAACGTACCTGTCAAAACAGCATTAAATGCTTCGGTTGATGTGAAAAATACTTTACCTGTTAAGATTGCAAATGGTGAGTTAAAAATTCCTCTGTCCACTATGCGATTAAATCGAGTAATAGGTTCAGAAACATCACAGAAAACAACTGAGCAATAA